The Limnospira fusiformis SAG 85.79 genomic interval TTACCAATCATATCGGAGGACTTGAGTTCATCGTCCCCAAAAATCAACATAATCGGACGATTAAGCAAATCTGCCAAATGTAGGGCGAGGGTAGTTTTTCCGGTTCCCGCTGGTCCGCGCAAATGCACAGAAAACCCTGATTGAAGATACCGCAACGCCCTAACTGTAATTCTTTCAATGGCTGGAGTGTTAACAAATCCTTTAGGAACAGCACGAAGCACAGTGGTCATATTAATGTTAGATTGTAAGCTACCAGGCTAGGGATATTTTAGTCCCGAACCCTATTTTCATTTGATCTGTTGGCATAGTAGGCTTGAACGCTCTGAACAATCCAACCTTGGTTCAGAAGTTATCGCAAAGCATAAACGGTTTGAATGCGATTTAACTGCAAATCCTCCTCAATATCAGTCAATCGTACCCTCGACTGCTGATAAATGTAATCATAAACCCGTTCATCCGGGGTTAGGGGGATGAGGAACAACAGTAGTTGGTTTAGGCTGATTAGGGGGAACTGCTGGTTTTGTTGGTTCAGCAACCACCACAGCGGTAGGTGTTGTTGATTGGGCTGCTGTGGTAGTACTAGGCGCTGATTTAACCGCCTTCGGCTTGGTTTGAGGAACCAATGTTTGACTAGCCTTCGCCTTCTGAGGCGTTGCTGGGGTCGATTTCACCCTTTCACCACCCCAAACTGACTTTTCCCGTTCCCGACGATACTCTTGTAATTGCATCCGAAACTTACCCATATCCTCAAACATGGACTGAATACCTGCTAGGCGTTCGGCTTTCGCCTCTTGGGTTTGCTGTAGCAATTTTTCAGCCATAATGGTGCGGATAATATTGAACTCTTGCAAATCCCCTTGTACCTGCTGGGCGAGTTTTCGGCGACCGGCAGCTCTTTCCTGGTCCTGTTGTTGCCACTGCTGTTGCCATTGAGCAACCGTATCTCGAAGTTCCGCCCGAAAATCCCGTAACTCCTGCGCTAATTCCTCAGCTTTTTCGGCTCGGGACTGGGCGCTCTCCTCCAGAAAGGTAGCAGTTTCTTTCTGAAGCGATCGCACAAACTCTTTTAAATCCTCAGCTAGTTGTTCTGCTTGCTGACGATGGTTATTATGAGCGTCTGCCAAAAAGGCTTGATTTTCTTGTTTTAATTGAGATACAAAAGCCTGTCGATCTTGTTTTTGAGTGATCGCCTGGCTGTATCGTTCTCGTTGCCATAAACCGATCGTCGCCCAAATCTGTTTTTGGCTTTCAGCCAAAACCTGGCGACGCTCTAGGTGGCTTTGTTGCCAATCATCCTGTAACGCCATAGTACTTAACGATATCCCCCCAGTTGGTAGTTAAGCATCGGACATCTGTGGTTTTCTGTGGTTTTCTGTAGTCTTTCCTGTCAGCCTTACTTTAGGGTCTTCCCTAGAGAATCATATAGCCCCCTGAAACTCAGGCATTGGCTTTCCGACTCAGATTCAGGCTGTAGCTAGATGGACTTAATCAGAAGACAGAATCAGATGTCCGACCGCTAGTTAACTGTGAAACCCTTTATACAGAAGGAACAGCAGCTTGAGCCGTTAGACCCACAGCTTCTGCATATTTGAGGTAAGTTTCCACAGATGCAATCACAACCCTTGCTTCTACCGATAACAGTTCTATGCCCACTAAGGAAACACGAACCCAGGCATCAATTACAATCCCTTTATCTAGGATACGATCAATAACCTCAGCCAAGCTCGAAGATGAGTTTACTTTTTCAACTGCCATGAGTCAATTACCTCTTAATTTTCATATTGACACCCCCACCGTCCAGCTAGGCTGTGATGGTAGATTGTTGCTAGTATTACTGTTGACCAGGCTACCAGGGAAGTCCTGTTATCCTCCGTCATACAGAATCCAGACAGATTTAACCGTCAAGAATGTGGCAATAGCCCGAAGCTTCTGAGTATGATACAATCAATAGTGAGGCAATCATGCCATTGGTGAAGGTATCTCTCAAAGCCTCCAACATTCTGTTCAAAGAGGACTATTGTCACGTACAAATCGCCTTTTTAAAACCAAGATATACAGGCTATGTACTTCACGTCCACCCTTAAACAGCTATGGAGCATCATCCTACGACAACGGTTTGGAGTCTATCAGTACTTGGGTATAATGTCAAGCATTTTGGTAATAATTATTAGGGTTTGACTAGCCTTCGCCTTCTAAGGCGTTGCTGGGGTCGATTTCACCCTTTCACCACCCCAAACCGACTTTTCCCGTTCCCGACGATACTCTCGTCATTGCATCCGAAACTTACCCATATCCTCAAACATGGACTGAATACCTGCTAGGCGTTCGGCTTTCGCCTCTTGGATTGGCTGTAGCAAGTTTTCAGCCATAATGGTGCGGATCAGATCATATTGAACTATTGCCATACCTGCTGGGCGAGTTTTCGGCGACCGGCAGCTCTTTCCTGGTTCTGTTGTTGCCACTGCTGTTGCCATTGAGCAACCGTATCTCGAAGTTCCGCCCGAAAATCCCGTAACTCCTGCGCTAATTCCTCAGCTTTTTCGGCTCGGGACTGGGCGCTCTCCTCCAGAAAGGTAGCAGTTTCTTTCTGAAGCGATCGCACAAACTCTTTTAAATCCTCAGCTAGTTGTTCTGCTTGCTGACGATGGTTATTATGAGCGTCTGCCAAAAAGGCTTGATTTTCTTGTTTTAATTGAGATACAAAAGCCTGTCGATCTTGTTTTTGAGTGATCGCCTGGCTGTATCGTTCTCGTTGCCATAAACCGATCGTCGCCCAAATCTGTTTTTGGCTTTCAGCCAAAACCTGGCGACGCTCTAGGTGGCTTTGTTGCCAATCATCCTGTAACGCCATAGTACTTAACGATATCCCCCCAGTTGGTAGTTAAGCATCGGACATCTGTGGTTTTCTGTGGTTTTCTGTAGTCTTTCCTGTCAGCCTTACTTTAGGGTCTTCCCTAGAGAATCATATAGCCCCCTGAAACTCAGGCATTGGCTTTCCGACTCAGATTCAGGCTGTAGCTAGATGGACTTAATCAGAAGACAGAATCAGATGTCCGACCGCTAGTTAACTGTGAAACCCTTTATACAGAAGGAACAGCAGCTTGAGCCGTTAGACCCACAGCTTCTGCATATTTGAGGTAAGTTTCCACAGATGCAATCACAACCCTTGCTTCTACCGATAACAGTTCTATGCCCACTAAGGAAACACGAACCCAGGCATCAATTACAATCCCTTTATCTAGGATACGATCAATAACCTCAGCCAAGCTCGAAGATGAGTTTACTTTTTCAACTGCCATGAGTCAATTACCTCTTAATTTTCATATTGACACCCCCACCGTCCAGCTAGGCTGTGATGGTAGATTGTTGCTAGTATTACTGTTGACCAGGCTACCAGGGAAGTCCTGTTATCCTCCGTCATACAGAATCCAGACAGATTTAACCGTCAAGAATGTGGCAATAGCCCGAAGCTTCTGAGTATGATACAATCAATAGTGAGGCAATCATGCCATTGGTGAAGGTATCTCTCAAAGCCTCCAACATTCTGTTCAAAGAGGACTATTGTCACGTACAAATCGCCTTTTTAAAACCAAGATATACAGGCTATGTACTTCACGTCCACCCTTAAACAGCTATGGAGCATCATCCTACGACAACGGTTTGGAGTCTATCAGTACTTGGGTATAATGTCAAGCATTTTGGTAATAATTATTAGGGTTTGACTAGCCTTCGCCTTCTAAGGCGTTGCTGGGGTCGATTTCACCCTTTCACCACCCCAAACCGACTTTTCCCGTTCCCGACGATACTCTCGTCATTGCATCCGAAACTTACCCATATCCTCAAACATGGACTGAATACCTGCTAGGCGTTCGGCTTTCGCCTCTTGGATTGGCTGTAGCAAGTTTTCAGCCATAATGGTGCGGATCAGATCATATTGAACTATTGCCATACCTGCTGGGCGAGTTTTCGGCGACCGGCAGCTCTTTCCTGGTTCTGTTGTTGCCACTGCTGTTGCCATTGAGCAACCGTATCTCGAAGTTCCGCCCGAAAATCCCGTAACTCCTGCGCTAATTCCTCAGCTTTTTCGGCTCGGGACTGGGCGCTCTCCTCCAGAAAGGTAGCAGTTTCTTTCTGAAGCGATCGCACAAACTCTTTTAAATCCTCAGCTAGTTGTTCTGCTTGCTGACGATGGTTATTATGAGCGTCTGCCAAAAAGGCTTGATTTTCTTGTTTTAATTGAGATACAAAAGCCTGTCGATCTTGTTTTTGAGTGATCGCCTGGCTGTATCGTTCTCGTTGCCATAAACCGATCGTCGCCCAAATCTGTTTTTGGCTTTCAGCCAAAACCTGGCGACGCTCTAGGTGGCTTTGTTGCCAATCATCCTGTAACGCCATAGTACTTAACGATATCCCCCCAGTTGGTAGTTAAGCATCGGACATCTGTGGTTTTCTGTGGTTTTCTGTAGTCTTTCCTGTCAGCCTTACTTTAGGGTCTTCCCTAGAGAATCATATAGCCCCCTGAAACTCAGGCATTGGCTTTCCGACTCAGATTCAGGCTGTAGCTAGATGGACTTAATCAGAAGACAGAATCAGATGTCCGACCGCTAGTTAACTGTGAAACCCTTTATACAGAAGGAACAGCAGCTTGAGCCGTTAGACCCACAGCTTCTGCATATTTGAGGTAAGTTTCCACAGATGCAATCACAACCCTTGCTTCTACCGATAACAGTTCTATGCCCACTAAGGAAACACGAACCCAGGCATCAATTACAATCCCTTTATCTAGGATACGATCAATAACCTCAGCCAAGCTCGAAGATGAGTTTACTTTTTCAACTGCCATGAGTCAATTACCTCTTAATTTTCATATTGACACCCCCACCGTCCAGCTAGGCTGTGATGGTAGATTGTTGCTAGTATTACTGTTGACCAGGCTACCAGGGAAGTCCTGTTATCCTCCGTCATACAGAATCCAGACAGATTTAACCGTCAAGAATGTGGCAATAGCCCGAAGCTTCTGAGTATGATACAATCAATAGTGAGGCAATCATGCCATTGGTGAAGGTATCTCTCAAAGCCTCCAACATTCTGTTCAAAGAGGACTATTGTCACGTACAAATCGCCTTTTTAAAACCAAGATATACAGGCTATGTACTTCACGTCCACCCTTAAACAGCTATGGAGCATCATCCTACGACAACGGTTTGGAGTCTATCAGTACTTGGGTATAATGTCAAGCATTTTGGTAATAATTATTAGGGTTTGACTAGCCTTCGCCTTCTAAGGCGTTGCTGGGGTCGATTTCACCCTTTCACCACCCCAAACCGACTTTTCCCGTTCCCGACGATACTCTCGTCATTGCATCCGAAACTTACCCATATCCTCAAACATGGACTGAATACCTGCTAGGCGTTCGGCTTTCGCCTCTTGGATTGGCTGTAGCAAGTTTTCAGCCATAATGGTGCGGATCAGATCATATTGAACTATTGCCATACCTGCTGGGCGAGTTTTCGGCGACCGGCAGCTCTTTCCTGGTTCTGTTGTTGCCACTGCTGTTGCCATTGAGCAACCGTATCTCGAAGTTCCGCCCGAAAATCCCGTAACTCCTGCGCTAATTCCTCAGCTTTTTCGGCTCGGGACTGGGCGCTCTCCTCCAGAAAGGTAGCAGTTTCTTTCTGAAGCGATCGCACAAACTCTTTTAAATCCTCAGCTAGTTGTTCTGCTTGCTGACGATGGTTATTATGAGCGTCTGCCAAAAAGGCTTGATTTTCTTGTTTTAATTGAGATACAAAAGCCTGTCGATCTTGTTTTTGAGTGATCGCCTGGCTGTATCGTTCTCGTTGCCATAAACCGATCGTCGCCCAAATCTGTTTTTGGCTTTCAGCCAAAACCTGGCGACGCTCTAGGTGGCTTTGTTGCCAATCATCCTGTAACGCCATAGTACTTAAGGATATCCCCCCAGTTGGTGGTTAAGCATCGGACATCTATGGTTTTCTGTGGTTTTCTGTAGTCTTTCCTGTCAGCCTTACTTTAGGGTCTTCCCTAGAGAATCATATAGCCCCCTGAAACTCAGGCATTGGCTTTCCGACTCAGATTCAGGCTGTAGCTAGATGGACTTAATCAGAAGACAGAATCAGATGTCCGACCGCTAGTTAACTGTGAAACCCTTTATACAGAAGGAACAGCAGCTTGAGCCGTTAGACCCACAGCTTCTGCATATTTGAGGTAAGTTTCCACAGATGCAATCACAACCCTTGCTTCTACCGATAACAGTTCTATGCCCACTAAGGAAACACGAACCCAGGCATCAATTACAATCCCTTTATCTAGGATACGATCAATAACCTCAGCCAAGCTCGAAGATGAGTTTACTTTTTCAACTGCCATGAGTCAATTACCTCTTAATTTTCATATTGACACCCCCACCGTCCAGCCAGGCTGTGATGGTAGATTGTTGCTAGTATTACTGTTGACCAGGCTACCAGGGAAGTCCTGTTATCCTCCGTCATACAGAATCCAGACAGATTTAACCGTCAAG includes:
- the gvpC gene encoding gas vesicle protein GvpC is translated as MALQDDWQQSHLERRQVLAESQKQIWATIGLWQRERYSQAITQKQDRQAFVSQLKQENQAFLADAHNNHRQQAEQLAEDLKEFVRSLQKETATFLEESAQSRAEKAEELAQELRDFRAELRDTVAQWQQQWQQQDQERAAGRRKLAQQVQGDLQEFNIIRTIMAEKLLQQTQEAKAERLAGIQSMFEDMGKFRMQLQEYRREREKSVWGGERVKSTPATPQKAKASQTLVPQTKPKAVKSAPSTTTAAQSTTPTAVVVAEPTKPAVPPNQPKPTTVVPHPPNPG
- the gvpA gene encoding gas vesicle structural protein GvpA, yielding MAVEKVNSSSSLAEVIDRILDKGIVIDAWVRVSLVGIELLSVEARVVIASVETYLKYAEAVGLTAQAAVPSV
- the gvpC gene encoding gas vesicle protein GvpC, which encodes MALQDDWQQSHLERRQVLAESQKQIWATIGLWQRERYSQAITQKQDRQAFVSQLKQENQAFLADAHNNHRQQAEQLAEDLKEFVRSLQKETATFLEESAQSRAEKAEELAQELRDFRAELRDTVAQWQQQWQQQNQERAAGRRKLAQQVWQ